From the Levilactobacillus namurensis genome, the window TATTTGTTGTTCGTTCATCTTGATCGCCAGACTCATCATCTACTCGTTGCTTTTCTTGATCAGCCGGAATCCCAGTAATCGGTTCAGCTAAATTACGCAATGTTTCTGCAGAAAATTTGCCCGTCTGATTGAGACCTTGAATAAGTGTCATCGTTTCCTGATTGTTCTTAGGCAGATTAGGCGTGAATGCGATTGTCACATTGTCGGCCGGATTGTTTTCAGCGGTGATCGTAACGTCGTTATTTTTGAGATAGCTCCAATACGTCATTAGTAACCGCAACCGACGCCGTATACCACGCTGATAAAGTGTTTCCGACATAGCCATCTCTTGGTCACTGCCCCATAGCTTGTAAGCCATGGCTACGCCCGACGCATTGGCTGCAAAGTTTTGGTCAGTTGTGTCGGGTGTATTTGTGTCCTTATGAATGTCGGATAACAATTGGTTAATGTAAATTTGCCACTCACTAGCATTCAACGACTTAGTCAGATAAGCTGCCGATGTTGGCACAATAGTTGGCGATCCGTTTGGATTTTTCTGGACATATGGCCGTAGATACAAAACGTTTGTGTTGCTATCAAGCACCTTTTCAACCATAACGGGTGCATTGCTTTTCCCGTTGGTTGTGGATTCATTTGTATATCCACCACTCACATTGTCAATGTAAACTGGCTGGCCGTCTGGTCCTAGTTTTTGCTCTGACTTACCGGAATTGTTGGCAACTTTCCCGTTGATCATCAGCATTGAATTGCTAAAGTCTTCTTGGCTGTTAGCCATTTCGGATAACGCTTGGTCATAGGCATCAATTTCATCAAGTTTAGTCTCCCAAGCGCCCACGCGTTCTTCATTTAAGCTATATTCAGTTAACGGTACTTGTTGGAAAAAGTGTTCTTCGGTGTCTGTCAGAGTCCAATCACTATCGGGTTCGTCCCCCGCTTTAAAGTGATAAATGTTCTTATCCGTATAGACTTCAACTTGATAGTTTGTTTCATCTGCCACCTTAACGACGTAATAACGCACAGCAAATAGTTCTACGGGTTCTACGTCGGTAGACCAGACTACAAACGTACTATTGGGATCGATTGCCGTAACTCGTGGACGTTTTGACCCGTCTGCTACATATAGCAGTTCATACGCACGACCAGTATTCGCTAAGTTCTTGCCCATAATCTTTTCGTGATACGGTTCATCATTAGTTTGATTAAAATCATCTAGTGCTTGCATTGGCCCTTCGCCAGTGTCGGTGTCATCATCTTTGTTTTGGTACCCGAACGTTAATGGCGTGCCAAACTCATATCCTACTTGAATGTTAGTAATATAGCGCGCCAATGCACTAGAGATACGGTTATCTGCTCGATGGCTCTTCTTGTTAGACAACCAGTAGTGAATGTTATTGTCTGCTTGGTAATAACGTTCCAATTCAAGAATTCGTGGCAATTGATTTGTGTAGTGATCGTTAACGTACCACTGCACTAACTCTTCAAACGCCGCTGGGGTATCTTTAATAGCGTCCCAGGTTGCTTGCGGAATGCTGTATCTTTGGTTAGTGTCGAACGCATAGCGCCCACCATAACGTTTGCCGTTTAGCAGGCTAATCGAGTCTGGCTTAGGATTAATCGACAGGCTGTGAGCTGTTTTGTCGTTTGTCTCTGCCATCATTGTTCACCTCGCTTTCATGCAGCTTGCAATAATTGTGTGCAAACTTAACGGCCAGCAACCTATTAGAGTCGCTGACCGTCTTATCTTCTTCGTTAATATTCTCGTTAATCAGTTCTGCCATCGCTTCAATAATATATTTGACATCTAAGCCAATTGGCACTGAATAAGTAATGCCTCTATCGGTAAATTCAAGTGGTTTACCATTAAGCATCGGCTCAAACACATTCATATCAAGCGGCGCTGTGTCCTTGGTAGTTGCTTGTTTTTTCCACTCTTCCATCGTCATGAGCTTTGCCATCAATTTCACCTCAAAACCTATGCTTAAATGTCCAATCTAGGTGTACTCTATATAGACATTACAACTTAAAAGGCCAAATCCCCTATAAAACCAAAACCCGTAAGCTTAAGACCTGCTTTTTAATTGTTTAATCAACTGTCCATTTTGAGTGTCTATTTTAGACATGAATAAATTACCAAAAATCATCAGGGTAATCGATCAACCCATTATCAGCTAATAGCTTTGTCTGATCGTTATAACTGTTATCCGGTTGTTTGTTATTTTGATTCCACAGCTTGGTTGCAATCGCATATCGTACAGCGTCCATGACATGGTCATGCTCTTTAACCGGCTCACCCGTTTTGTCATTCCAGACGTACTGATACACCTCGTCTAAGAACTGCTGTATGCCTTCTTGAACAGCCATAAACTTATGCTGCTTAATAAGCCCCGCAACTTGTTCAATGCCCTTTAAAACTGATTTATACGCATACTGAGCGTTGATGTTGTTTTCCTTGAACTCATCAATATGTTCAACCCGGGCTGTGTCACAATAAAATGGAATATTGTGCCCATAGTCTTGCTGTATCTGCTTAGCGACATTAACCCAATGGTCAATCTGTTGTAAATTACCGGTGTGTTCCTCAACCAAGTACGTATTACCCTGATTATCGTCAGCAAGCACCACAAGCGACGTATCGTGCTCGTAGCCCCAATCGACGCCACAATAGTACGTTAACTGTTGATCAGCAGTTCGTTTATCAAACTCGGCGCGAGTAATTAGATTCTTTGATTTGTCAAAGTCTTGATAGACCAGGCCTTCACCAGCAACCCATAATCCTAAGATACTGCGATCATAGAACATGCCGCTCATTTGAGCCTTCATATCATGCACGTACTTCTTAGGCAAAAATGTATTGTCGTCCATCGTGAAATGATTGTAAATGATACCCTTTGACTCGTCCTTAGCCTGATCAATGTACTTTCGCTTAAGCCAATGGGTTGGCGTATCTGGGTTGGTATCACCAATGATTCTAGCCCCTTCAAATCCACGAACACGATTACGAATTTCTGTGAATACTTGTTCATTAGCTAATGACATTTCATTAATATAAGCTCCCCAGGCATTCATACCACGAATAGATGCCATACCAGCAATTGAACCCGTATAGGCTTGTACAACCCGCACGCCAAACAATTCAAAAGCACCATGCACATCAAACTTAATATTAAGCATAGGGTAAGCCTGCATGATTTCTTGCAGCACGTTGTTAGCGATCGTCTTACTAGAAAATCCGGCTAGAATGTATTGCGCTTTCTTATCCATTGATTGGGCTAACTTGCCAATCCGCAGTAGCTCACGCAAGAACATGTCATTGTCAATGACCGTCTTGCCAGAACCAACGGCCCCACTGTTGATCATTAGCGACCAGTCGTCACGGTCAAACTGCTTGAAGACTTCAACTTGCTTCTTTGTATACTTCAAATCGGCATAAGTTGTCATTTGTCGCTGTCCTCCTTCAACCGCTCGAACATCTTGTCAAACTGCTTACCAACATCTTGGCCACCGCTTCTAGCATCACGAGCCTTTTGTTCTGCCACATCAGCTTCAGCTTCTAGCTTGCGAATCTTTTGTTCTTCGACCTCTTTGCTGTCATTTTTGAGCTTGCCATTTAGTTTGAACCACAGTTCAGCTGCAGCTACCTGCTCTTTAGTGGCCGCTGGCGTTATAGTGGTCTCATTCGTTTCATATCCAGATCTCATAGTAGCTGTTGGCTTAGATTCCTTTTTCACGCCTCTCAAAGCAATTTCTTTTTTTAAGTTGTCGGTTTGAACAAAATCACGTTTGATAGGCTTACCAGCAGCAATTCGATAGACGTTTTTGAGCACTTCATCAGCTTCATCAGATTCGTGTTTTTCAACATTTTCAGTCTTTTTAATGATATATTCATGAATTCCAGTGTTTTCCAGTAATTGTTTAGTTGCGTTGCGAGCTGTACCCTTTGCGTAGCCTGCTTTTATAGCTGATTTATATGCGTTGTTAGTTTTAATGAATTCGTTAGCAAACTTGCGCTGTTTTGCTGTTAATTTACGTGTCATTACATATCACCACGCCTCCGTCCTTTAGAATTTCGTTTCTTAATACTTAAGCACATTTTCCGTTATTTTTTTGTACAAATTTTCTGTATCTTCTTTTGATTTCTGATCATCACCGTACCCAATCTTCGATAGAATCTTGATACAATCTTCGACCTTACCTTCGAACTTCACATTTTGTTGATTTTCACCGATGTTACTATCAATAGTTACTTTCATGGTCAATGACCTCCTGTGCTTGCTTATGGTTGCCCCACGTCATGGCACCCTGGTTGTCTACAGCGTCTTACCCTTGGCATGATCACCACCACCTTTGTATAATTGGAATTAATACCACTTGGCAAGATCATTACTAGCTAGTGTGCTGTCTAACATATTGTCTAATGGATTTACAATCTTTTATCGTTTCAAATGTTGTCAAGCCCATCCTCGTGCATCATGGCGTCTAATGGACTACTCTTAGCAGCAACTCATCTCTACGTTTGCCTGCTGCAGAAAAGTTTGTTTTCTTGCCAAAATTAAAAGCCACCTCGGTATGAGGTAGCTTTGTGTATTCGCTAATATAAATTTCTTTTGCTGGGCATTCATGTAGATACCAATTCTCGAATGCTTTATGGTCGAATCCACCATAATCATGCTGAGTCCCAACGTATGGCGGATCACAATAAACAACGTCATCAGTATCGATGACTAGTTCGCGATAGTCATTTACGGAATATTGCAGTCGCTGCAGTCGCTCCAGTTGTTGCAGTTGTTCCAGTTGTTGCAGCCGTTCCAGTTGTTGCAGTTGTTGCAGCCGTTCCAGTTGTTCCAGTTGTTGCAGTTGTTGCAGCAAATCATAACGAGAACTAATATTCATTTGTTCTCGTCGCCATTTATGGAATAATCTGTACTTCTCACTAATTGTATTAGCATTTAAAGAATAGCTATATAATTGGTCAAATTCCGTCCCAGTGTTTCCGTAAAAGAGGGCCCTAGTTAGCAATAACTTTTCCTCTTCATTCTTTTTATTCCACAAATAAGTACTCTGATTATTGCTAAATGAATAAGCAATTAACACTAACGTTCGTTCGATCGAATCAGGTTGATTATCTCGCCAATCAAAAAATTGTTCTCGTGTTAATGCTACGTAATCCATCAGGTTGAAATGCGGTTCATCATTGACTAATGCTCTTAATAGCTCAACTACAGTTTTTCTTCGGTCATTATATATTACTTCTTCGTATTTACCAGATGAAGCAGCTGTCAAGCTAACACATCCACCACCGCCAAATACATCAACAAATCGTTTGCCATTGGGTAAGGATTCCATAATTTGTTCAACCTTCTGTCCCTTGTTGCCAACGTATGGCAGTCCACGCTTCCATTTATCTTTTACTTTCATCTTGGCTATGTTTTCCTTTCGATTCCAAATTAAAAGCGCCATGCTTATCAGCACGACGCTCACGTTTCTTCTTATCAGCCAACCAACGCTCTAAGTCACGATAGCAATAATCTTCTATTGGGCTAGCATAACCATACTCAGTGTGTCGCATGAAGCCACACTCCCAACACGATAATGAGTAGCACCATCAGCAGGCCGAATATTAAGTCCCAACACGAGTTGTCCCGTTGATAGTTTCTCATTACATCACTTCCGAACTAAAAGGCCGCCTCGTTTGAGACGACCGTGTATGTGATTGGTGTGGAATCGAACCACACGCGGTAATGAACCTCCTGACGTGGGCAGTCCCCATTAGTGGGGAATTTATTCAGCCACGTTTCAACCACCCGTCGACTTACGCTTTTAGCTTAGCGTATAGAACTCGCATTTTGGGATTGCGCAATACCGCGGTTGCTGACCAATGGTCCCGGTGGGAATCGAACCCAAAACATTTCACAATTATAAGTTGTGCGTACTAGCCTTTATACATTACGGGACCTAACTTAATTGCAATACGTGCAACGGGAGTCGAACCCGTATCTTCTTTACTCTGCCGTTGAGCTATGCACGCCCATTTCATCAATCGCTTATGGTACCAATTTACACCCAAATTAGGGGTCAAAAGTGCGCAATTAGTGCACGATTTTATAAATCATACAGCCCTAATTCTTTAGCACAATCATGTATGAACTGCTTTTTTAAATAAAATGCCTTTCTACGGCTTACATGGATCAATCCATTAGTGATTAACCCATCAATCGTATATCGAGGCCGTTTTCTGAAATACAGTTCGTCAATAATAATCTCGGTATCTTCTCCCACTTCATCTAAGCAGTCATCGATAACCTGACGCTGCTTTTTGAGTGCGTTAATCCGTTTGTCCTCATCCAGCGTTATAATTAATCGGTCTGTTCTGTCGTTGAATCCGTTCTGTGCTCGACCGCCGCCAACGTTCTCATCAACTGGTGTTACCGGATAACGTAACTCCTGCGCACGTTGTTCAATGTACTTATCAATCTTAGGATAATCACGCAGAATATCTTCTACTGTTCTAATCGTTGATCGTTTCACCCATCATTCCTCCATCTTAAGCTTATTTTAAGTTTGCTTTAATGTTAATGGCATAATATTTCATTCGTTGGCTGCGGAGTAAGAGTTAATTTAAATAGTCAATTTGGGGTAAGGGCTGCCGGTAAGTGGCCCTTTTTTGCTGTCTAAATATTTTGTGATTGCTTTTCCAGCTCTAACCCATGCTCATAAACCGAATGGTTGAGTTCCGCATCTACTGACTTGGCCTTTTGTACGTACTGCTCAACGCTTGTAACGCGCTCATCTCCACGTTTCATCATATCCTTAGCAACCGCCTGCAAAGCTAGTGGCATAGAGTTGTAGTAGCCCAAAATGCGCTCATTAAAAGCCTTTCCAGTCTTAGTTGTGATAGTTTTAGGCGTTCCATCGTCATTAATCTTAGCTAGTGACACAATGTAATTTCGTGGTTCACTCGTAATGTGATACTCACTGATTCGCATATCGATCATGATCATTCCTCCTAAAATGGCCGTGTCAGCTCGTGTAGCACGTTAGTAATCTCCGCATTGCTCAGCATACCCAAAGCAATGTAAACTTCCTTAGGAACGCTGTGATTGCTTAATTTTGATTGGAATACAGCTAGTCCCATAAGCACATCATCTTTTGGCACTAATGATTCCAGATAGCTAAGTAACATACGCTGGTTACCGTTCATTACGTCTCGTGTTTTATCCATACGTCCTCCTACATGAATACCATCGTCAGCTCATGGATAACCTGGTTTCGTTCCTTCGCTGACAGCTTGTTAATCGCGCTGCGTTGGCTATTGCTCAACTTGATAAAGTGATTGCCACACCACACTAACGCCTGTGCCACATCGCCGTCATAGCTTTCCATGCCTTGCAGCACGTAATTGCGATACTCGATCTGTTCGTGTGTCATCGTTCGCCCTCCCAATCTCAACATCACTCGGTGCCACCTCAATATGCCTGTGGCTACCTTCAACTTTAATCATCGCTAACCGCCTATCACCACGCGTAATCCAGCATATCCATGTAGCAGGCTGTTTATCGTGGCGCCGATGGTAATACACCTTATCACCGTGCTTCATTGGCTGCCTCCCGTAGCTTCTCTCGCATACAGCGCACCCAATCCTTATCACGGTGCATAACACTAGCGACTCCTTTATTATTAGGCTTGTTCATGTGTTTGACGTTGTATTTCAGTTGTGTCAGCTCATCTGGTGTGGCTTGGTAATCCAATTCGTCACGTTTTCGCATTCTGTCACGTAATTGCTGTATATATTTCGGTTTATTGGACCGTTCTTGTGCAATATATTTGTTGGTATATCCGTGTAAAATCATGTGGCGCAGCACATTATTTTCTGCTGTGTGTTCTTCCTCAGTTTGACCGCGGATCTCTTTTTTAACATCTTCCGGCCAATCATCTGGATCGTCGCCATAATTGGCATAAGCCTCCCTGATTGCGGCCGCCATTTTCTTGTTTGATGACATACACCTCTACCCCTTTCTCAATAGTCGTTTTGTCTCGTTCCTTAGTTCTTCAAATTCAAGTTTACGCCGTTCTTTCAAAACTTCATTGCAATTAGGACATGGGCTAGCTGTGACGGTGCTTGCCGTGCAGTGGTGAAAAACGCCAGTGCCATGACACAATGGGCATTCACTCATATGTTACGCACCCCTTTCATGCCGTCAAAAATAAGTTGCTGTTCTGGGTTGTCTGGATATACGCGATCAATGAACTTGCCTTCATACATCTGTTTCAGCTGTCCTTTGGTGTTGTTGGTTGTAATGATGGTGATACCCTTAGCAGTGTTGTGGTTAAAATCAACTCTAGCGTTAGACACCCGATACATGATGTCTTGCAGATCCTTATGAACCGGTTTAATGTTGCCAGTCATACCGCCTTCTGTGCCAAAATCATCTAGTACCAATACATCAACCTCAATCATTGAACGCGTTATGTTGAGTAGTTTGGAACGAATTGAAGTGTCCTCATATTTATCATTGACCATTCTTAGCAGTTCAGCAGTTGATACAAACATACCACTACGTCCATGGCTCATCAGGTGGTCCAACATAGCTAGTGCTAAAGACGTTTTACCAACGCCACGATCACCCATCATAGCCACGTTAAAGTTTTGGTTTTCCAATTGCTTGGCCAACACGAATGCCTTCTTGCCTAGTGATTTAGCTAAGTGTGGATTGTCCTGCTTAGCAATATCCCAGTTGCCAAACGAGAATTTGAGCGGTATGTTTCCTGACCAAACCGAGTAGCTATAGTACCGGGCCATTTTGTCCCGTTTCAATTGTTGAGTTGCTTGTTCGGCCGTCTTACGATCTAATTCTTCTTTAGTCGGCAAGTGGTTCAGGTCAACATGGTGGGCATTGGCTAGCCGCTGAATATATCTCTTGTCAAAAGTAACGTGCTCCATATTAACCTCCCGTCCAATACTCGCGGCCCTCATGTTTTGGTTCATCAGGTACTGCATTCAAATATCCTTCAAATTTACTAGCTCTAAATAAAGTAGATGGCCTTAAATACTGAGCCATATCTTTATTGTTGAGCCACAGTTTGCATTGATGGTCTATTACTTTTTGCATATCTTCGGCGCTAAATCCATCATGCTGTCGTGCCATAACTAATCCCTTGTTAGTGTTAGTGTGTTTGAAATGCTTGCCAGTCTTTTCGTTGAGATAGTCAATTACAGATTGCCAAGAAAACTCAGGTGCTGCGTTAGCTGCACAATGGTTTTTACTTGTATTTAGTATTTCTTGTTTTTGGTAATTCTTATTATTGGTAGTTCTTAGTGACGGGTTTTCCCTTGGACGGCTTTCCCGTCCGACGGGTTTCCCGTTCGACGGATAATCGGATAAAAACCATTCCATTCCTTTTATTTGCTTAGCTTCATCAAATTTTACAGATCTGATTAAATATCCAGCATTTTCCAGCTCCTTCAACCCATTTTGTAAGGATTCTCGTCCATCAACAACTGAATGCTTCTCAATTTCACTTACGTAGAATTTCCAGTTGTCCGCCTGGCTCCAAAGATAAAGGAATATTCCTCTTGCTTTCCAGCTAAGGTTAGAATCTCTGACAACTTTATTGCTTACGTTCGTGTAAGTATTATTAGTGCTCTTTATGAGTCTCGCCATAATCTCCTCTAACTCCAATCTTTTCCAACGTTTCTTCGTCCAGCTTGATCCCAGTAACCGGAATGTGATGCTTCTCGCCAAACGCTGTCGGCCCGATTTTGTGCCATTCTGTATGGTGCTCACGACACAAACAGTTAACTCGTAGTTGCGTATGGTCAAGATGATTCCGATCACGGCCAGACCCAACCGTATCAACATGGTTAATATCCGCATGTTCACGGCCACACACCATGCACCGACGATGCCGGCAACACTGATATTGGTAATACTCTTGCTCTCTCGGTAGCAATTCATAGCCTTGTTTGAACGGTACACGCCACGTAAACATGAAGTCGATAACTAGGTCGAGTAACACGTTAGCATCGCTCACAGACGATTCTGTCGTGTCTGACAGGCTAATCTCATTACCGTTGGTATACTCACGATATTGGCCATAAAACATTGCTTTCAGGAAGTCTTGTGGCACCACGAAGTAATCAGCAATATCATTTAGCAGGGCAAAGAATAGACGCCGTTGTTGCGGTCTAGCTTTGCGTGTGTCGGCTAGTTCCCAATCTAGGTAAAGTTGGTCACGCGAACCGCTAACGGTCTCGATATGGTCTAAATTAGGCTGGTGGTCAAGCTCAACTAACAAGTATGACTTGCCATTACGTTCAAAGTATTTCGATCGTGACCGCTGCATTTAATCACCTCAAATCAGAATGGTAACTGATCATCCTGAATGTCAACATTGCCAGCGTTGTTAGCAAACGGATCACTCGTATTATTTTTCGGCCGGTTGTTTTGATAACTACCGTTACCAGTAGAGTTTTTTGATTCTAAGAATGAGAAGTTTTCAACAATAACTTCTGTGACGTATACGCGTTGGCCTTGCTGATTTTCATAGTTGCGTGTTTGAATACGTCCTTCAATGCCGACAAGAGAGCCCTTGTGGAAAAAGTTGGCAAAGTTTTCTGCCGACTTACGCCAGATAACGCAACTAACAAAATCAGCTTCCCGCTCACCTCGTTGGTTGGTAAACCGCCGATCAACGGCCAGATTGAAAGTAGCTACAGCAGCACCGCCTTGCGTATACCGTAAATCCACGTCACGGGTTAGTCGCCCAGTTAAAACTACTCGATTAATCATTTGAATTCCCCTTCTCACTTTGTTTTTTTAATTGAGCAGTCACTAGGCTGATCAGTTGGTTAGCACCATCATGCGTCAAATCGTTGACCTGGCTAACGTTTAATTTTTCCAGATAACCGTTTCTAACAGCTTCAATTGGGGCGCTTGCTGCCTTACTCATTGCCTCAAACAATCCATTAAGTGTTGTGGCCTGCTGTTTAGTTACAGGCAGGGGTTGACGATTGTTTTGTTGTGTCCCGTTATTTCTATGAGCTGGTTGTTGTGCCGTACGGTTGCTAGGAGCCGCTTTAGTTGCTTGTTGTCCATCGTCATCTTTAGAAGCGGATACACCGAATGCGGCTGATAAACTATATCGTCGTGCATAAGTTTCGGCAGATCCGAATGCCTGCGCGTCTTTACGCTGTACTGGCATACTAAGCGGATTGTAAATAATGTACTCGCCACTAGCATCAAACAGCATAGTCGTAATAGAAACACCATTAGGATCGCTGGTCGCTTCCTGCGTATAACCTAACGACTCTGGCAACGCTCCATCTACTGCAGCGGTTAGGTCTTCCAAAGTTACATAGTTCCCATAATGACTTTTTCCATCTTTACTTGGTTGCGCTTTGAGTAAATTCTTACGGAATTGTGCCATACTGGTGGCCAAGTTTTTAATTGATTCACTTTTTTCCATAATTTCCTCCTACTTGATTCGAATTGACCGTGTCTGTACTAGCTTGGCGCCAGGAACCTCTTCGCCATCATTGAGGGCCTGCTTAATGGCCGTTTTATTCAGTTTCTTTTCTACCTCAGTAAATTCACCAGGAATAAGTTTATCGTCCGTCACAGCAACGCTAACAGGGTTATTTTGAATCCAAATAGACAGATCAATATCTTTGATTTTGTCCTTACCTGCTGTTTCCATTCCGTGTTGTAATGCCAATTTCAGCCGACTAATATTGTTGGACAACGCACGCTTTCGTTCTTGATCGTGTTTAATTTTATCTGCAAGTTGCTTTTCATCAGCTACCAGCTGATTAATAACTTTGCCGTAGCCAATTGCTTTGTCAGCGATGCTGTCTTGTAAACTTTCAATTGTGTCAGCAAACAGCTGCTGATCTTCTGGTTTGGCACTATTGGCTAATTCAACGACATGCAATAAGTTGCCCTCAAGTTCGTATAGATTCATACTTATCCCTCCGTTCGTAACTGTTCTAATCGCTGATTAGTGCGGTCAAGCTTAACTGCCAAATGCCGCTTATACTTTTCGTCAGTGGCGTGTTCCAGGCAATTCCGTAAATCTGTTGCTAATGTTTTCAGCGCCTCAACATGGACGTTATGTTCTAAGAGCGCTTGCTCCTCGTCAGTCTGATTAATGTGCGTGACCACAGGCTCAGCAAATTTTCGGTCATATTCCGCGCTTGTTCCGCCTAAAGCCATTGCCAACGCCCCGCTTTCTGAGTAGAATCGTCATAGAATAGTTTTGACAAACGTTTCATCTTTTCGAGTTCTGACGGCCAGGTCAGGGCTCTTTTTTTGTGCCATAATTTCATCGATCAACGACCTCCAATCCGTTAGTGAACATTTCAAATGGCTCATGTCCACGCTGCTTAATGACAGCAATTTTCTTATTCGACTTTCCGTAAACGTCTGGCTTGAGTTCCTACTTTACCAACACCAGCAGACACCACCTTGATACCTGCGGCATACGTATCTTCGTAACTGACCTTGTCACCAACATTAATTTTCATGTTGATTCTCCATTCCAAAAAAGTTTTTCCAAAATGGTGCCCATCCGCCGGCACGCACCACTGACTTACGTAGCTGATAACCGGCTGAGGCAATCAATACAATTACTGTTAGCCAGAAGGTTAGAAAGCCAACTAGCAGATAAGCTTCGTACATATAACCATTCCTTTCAGTTGTATACTTGGGTTATTCCAATTAATCGAGGTGATATAAATGGACAAGTATTTGTTGGACAAAGCCATTGAGTTAACAGGACACGAATTGAACTTTAATGCTTTGACTGCTATCGGAAACGATAGAGTTTCAATGCAAGCAGCAGATCACGATGAAGTCATGTCAATGGTCAAAACATTCTACGGTGATCTTGAGAAATTCAAGAACGACGCTGAGAAATAGCCTCACCATTTGCTTTAACTAGTATCTTTTTATTTTGGACTTCAGTGTTACTTGCGATAACACTGAGGTCTTTTTCAATTGCCCATAAGACGTTGATCAGTTTCTTCATGTTGTTTCCTCCTTATGCTGTCTGCTCAGCTTCAATTTGCTTAAAAAATAATTCTATCCGCCTTTTAAGTGACATAATTATCACAAAGGAGGTGAATGCTATGCCGAAACGTGTCAAGGTAACTCAGGAAGACAAGACTGGTCGAAATACCAGGTTTCACGATAACTTCACCGGCGAAGATTTTACTCGCGCTCAATTCAACAAAAAAATTAAGAGTGGAGATTACGTTGGATATAAAGTCAAAATGATA encodes:
- a CDS encoding phage portal protein — its product is MAETNDKTAHSLSINPKPDSISLLNGKRYGGRYAFDTNQRYSIPQATWDAIKDTPAAFEELVQWYVNDHYTNQLPRILELERYYQADNNIHYWLSNKKSHRADNRISSALARYITNIQVGYEFGTPLTFGYQNKDDDTDTGEGPMQALDDFNQTNDEPYHEKIMGKNLANTGRAYELLYVADGSKRPRVTAIDPNSTFVVWSTDVEPVELFAVRYYVVKVADETNYQVEVYTDKNIYHFKAGDEPDSDWTLTDTEEHFFQQVPLTEYSLNEERVGAWETKLDEIDAYDQALSEMANSQEDFSNSMLMINGKVANNSGKSEQKLGPDGQPVYIDNVSGGYTNESTTNGKSNAPVMVEKVLDSNTNVLYLRPYVQKNPNGSPTIVPTSAAYLTKSLNASEWQIYINQLLSDIHKDTNTPDTTDQNFAANASGVAMAYKLWGSDQEMAMSETLYQRGIRRRLRLLMTYWSYLKNNDVTITAENNPADNVTIAFTPNLPKNNQETMTLIQGLNQTGKFSAETLRNLAEPITGIPADQEKQRVDDESGDQDERTTN
- a CDS encoding PBSX family phage terminase large subunit, giving the protein MTTYADLKYTKKQVEVFKQFDRDDWSLMINSGAVGSGKTVIDNDMFLRELLRIGKLAQSMDKKAQYILAGFSSKTIANNVLQEIMQAYPMLNIKFDVHGAFELFGVRVVQAYTGSIAGMASIRGMNAWGAYINEMSLANEQVFTEIRNRVRGFEGARIIGDTNPDTPTHWLKRKYIDQAKDESKGIIYNHFTMDDNTFLPKKYVHDMKAQMSGMFYDRSILGLWVAGEGLVYQDFDKSKNLITRAEFDKRTADQQLTYYCGVDWGYEHDTSLVVLADDNQGNTYLVEEHTGNLQQIDHWVNVAKQIQQDYGHNIPFYCDTARVEHIDEFKENNINAQYAYKSVLKGIEQVAGLIKQHKFMAVQEGIQQFLDEVYQYVWNDKTGEPVKEHDHVMDAVRYAIATKLWNQNNKQPDNSYNDQTKLLADNGLIDYPDDFW
- a CDS encoding terminase small subunit codes for the protein MTRKLTAKQRKFANEFIKTNNAYKSAIKAGYAKGTARNATKQLLENTGIHEYIIKKTENVEKHESDEADEVLKNVYRIAAGKPIKRDFVQTDNLKKEIALRGVKKESKPTATMRSGYETNETTITPAATKEQVAAAELWFKLNGKLKNDSKEVEEQKIRKLEAEADVAEQKARDARSGGQDVGKQFDKMFERLKEDSDK
- a CDS encoding DNA adenine methylase, yielding MKVKDKWKRGLPYVGNKGQKVEQIMESLPNGKRFVDVFGGGGCVSLTAASSGKYEEVIYNDRRKTVVELLRALVNDEPHFNLMDYVALTREQFFDWRDNQPDSIERTLVLIAYSFSNNQSTYLWNKKNEEEKLLLTRALFYGNTGTEFDQLYSYSLNANTISEKYRLFHKWRREQMNISSRYDLLQQLQQLEQLERLQQLQQLERLQQLEQLQQLERLQRLQYSVNDYRELVIDTDDVVYCDPPYVGTQHDYGGFDHKAFENWYLHECPAKEIYISEYTKLPHTEVAFNFGKKTNFSAAGKRRDELLLRVVH
- a CDS encoding transcriptional regulator, giving the protein MKRSTIRTVEDILRDYPKIDKYIEQRAQELRYPVTPVDENVGGGRAQNGFNDRTDRLIITLDEDKRINALKKQRQVIDDCLDEVGEDTEIIIDELYFRKRPRYTIDGLITNGLIHVSRRKAFYLKKQFIHDCAKELGLYDL
- a CDS encoding ATP-binding protein; its protein translation is MEHVTFDKRYIQRLANAHHVDLNHLPTKEELDRKTAEQATQQLKRDKMARYYSYSVWSGNIPLKFSFGNWDIAKQDNPHLAKSLGKKAFVLAKQLENQNFNVAMMGDRGVGKTSLALAMLDHLMSHGRSGMFVSTAELLRMVNDKYEDTSIRSKLLNITRSMIEVDVLVLDDFGTEGGMTGNIKPVHKDLQDIMYRVSNARVDFNHNTAKGITIITTNNTKGQLKQMYEGKFIDRVYPDNPEQQLIFDGMKGVRNI
- a CDS encoding conserved phage C-terminal domain-containing protein, producing MARLIKSTNNTYTNVSNKVVRDSNLSWKARGIFLYLWSQADNWKFYVSEIEKHSVVDGRESLQNGLKELENAGYLIRSVKFDEAKQIKGMEWFLSDYPSNGKPVGRESRPRENPSLRTTNNKNYQKQEILNTSKNHCAANAAPEFSWQSVIDYLNEKTGKHFKHTNTNKGLVMARQHDGFSAEDMQKVIDHQCKLWLNNKDMAQYLRPSTLFRASKFEGYLNAVPDEPKHEGREYWTGG
- a CDS encoding putative HNHc nuclease yields the protein MQRSRSKYFERNGKSYLLVELDHQPNLDHIETVSGSRDQLYLDWELADTRKARPQQRRLFFALLNDIADYFVVPQDFLKAMFYGQYREYTNGNEISLSDTTESSVSDANVLLDLVIDFMFTWRVPFKQGYELLPREQEYYQYQCCRHRRCMVCGREHADINHVDTVGSGRDRNHLDHTQLRVNCLCREHHTEWHKIGPTAFGEKHHIPVTGIKLDEETLEKIGVRGDYGETHKEH